The genome window TCAAACTCCATCCCcaggaaaaagaaaagtgtGGAAGGAGGAGTGAAAGATCTCCCCAAAACCCGTTAAAAAATTATGGCGCTTCAAACGGGGGGTAGTTTGGTATCATCattgtaaagtttgatttgtcagCGTACCTTCAGAGATGGAGGAGATAAATAGGACAtgcagaaggaagaagaaagtcCCCCCGGCTTGTGGCTTTCATCCAACATTGAGTGGGGTGGGGCAAGATGGCGGCCCCTCCTCTGTAACGCCCTTGCACATCGCGACTTCCCATTTGcggcgccataactttttaaagcGAGGACTGACGCGTCCTCTCATAACatacgtagtgcggacatttctgAAGTACCCTTCACGGAACTCtacatttactttcactccccgatcccgaggctatgccggacCGGAacaccctacagcttgggtcctttgactctgtcacgttctttagttttagtttagtggtcgcagttcaaatctcactagtggcagaaggatttgtatcgtgactgaatgctggataccaatcgattcagccgTGAATATCTTGTGAAATTAGGGTACTAATCACAgacgagcgatttaaatatctccgattaatgctatcagtcaatgatgcactgggttatgaaattactttgggcattagcgcaacctggatgagtggggttccacaactggtgttctttgtgatagacgtatcaacgaacctctcaagtttaaaatttgccgcaatgctGTCCGCCTTTTgtggttctcagtgttggccgactataaaaggcaatgaacggcgtctgtcggacataatcatcatcaacggcgcaacagccggtatccggtctaggcctgcgccgaagtccaccggGACTGGaacgtcctcatccatacgaattaggtgactCGCGATtttagattttatccacaaccagacggtcgtggtatcgctcatagatttcgtcgttatgtaggctacggaatcgtccatcttcaggtagggagccaaaaattcttcgaacgaTCTTTCAGTTCttgtagtttttttgttaacaattcaggtctccgaggaatacataaggactggcaagacgatagtcttgtacagtaagagctttgaccctatgataagacgtttcgagcgaaacagtttttgcaggctgaaataggctttgttggcagccaacaaccgtgcgcggatttcatcggcatagctgttatcggttgtgatcttcgaccctagataggagaaattatcaacggtctcaaagttgtattctcctatctttattcttcccgttttaccaatgcggtttgatgttgttgattagttggttttcggtgctgacattgccacaataaactttgtcttgtcttcattgatgtgcagcccaaaatctcgcgccgcctgctcgatctggatgaaggtcgttcttcccatgatgtcgatatcgtcagcataggccagtaattgggtggacttacagAGGAtcatatctcttgcatttacctcagtatcacggattactttctcgagggccaggttaaagaggacgcatgatccccttgtcgtagaccgttgttgatgtcgaattgtcttgagagtgatcctgttgcttttatctggtctcgcacattggtcagggtcagcctagtcagtattatcaatttcatcgggataccgatttctctcatgcccgtgtatagttttagcctatctatgctattataggcggctttaaagtcgataaagagatggtgcaactgatgtccatattccaacagattttccatcgcttgccgcagagagaaaatctgatctgttgatagtttgcctggagtgaagcctctttggtatgggccaatgatgttctgggcgcatggggctatccgacctggcaatacagcggagaatatcttatagatggtactcagcaacgtgatacctctataattgctacactgcgtgatatctccctttttatgtataataatcgttggcgcaacaatccatgttggatcagggccttgaagtgtgttagagcacttcattcaagaccgtaacggtacactaggaggcaatgtggtcagcattgcgctcgcccgagattattaccctgatttcactcaggtactcattcacagctgagtcgactggtatccgacgtcaagtcacgatacaaattccactgccaccagtgagatttgaaccgcgaccttccgtacgacagccttgcgctctaaccactcagctatccggacactttttatgtatgggacagataatgcctctttgccagtcggcaggcattgattcgctgtcccacaccttgagcattagttgatgaaccacttagtgtaattggtcgcctccatatttaaccaattcggctgtaattccatcggttcctggcgaatTATGgattttaagccggtggattgcacggactctttcgtttatgcttggtggtggcagtatttgtccgtcgtctttagttggcgggacctccaactcgtcgatattttggttgttgagcagttcatcaaaatactcaacccaccgctccaatatgcccattctgtcagaaatcagatttccctctttgtcttggcagggtgagcatcgaggtgtatgaggcttcatcctgctgacttgttcgtaaaacttacgcgcctggtgcggttgctccctgtacttttcgagttcacagactcgttggttctcccaggcttcctttttccgtctgtggagtcgcttctccgctcgacggagttcgtgataagtctctgtgcatgcccgtgttctttgagaatgcaacattactcggtatgcagcattcttccgttccgtagctagcttacattcatcgtcaaatagccgttccgacttttttttgcggctagggccaagtatctttgtggccgtatcaatgataacgtttttcaggtggttgtgaaggtcatttgttgatgtttcatctgtctgtgaagtcgttcctccgctcgacggagttcatgataagtctctgtgcccgcgttcttcgagaatgcaacattactcggtatgcagcatttttctgtTCCATTGCTGGCTTACATTAATTGtcgaactagccgttccgacttttcttacggctggggccaagtatatttgtggctgcATCAGTGAagacgttcttcaagtggttgtgaagatgatttgttgatacttcatctccaggacatctgttagctgcggttattgagtCATCCATtacccccttataggtgttacggagcaCTGTtttgtgaatagcttcagtattcagtCTCATCTGATTATAGGTGGTGTggcaattcgagctcggagcactatgacaacgagatagtgatccgagtctatattggccctttttatgttcttacattcaccaaggctgagagatggaggcgttcgatcagcacgtggtcaatttggttgaaagtggtcccgtttggagagttttccgcgcaaaccaagcacttccaacaactatttcgtgtgagaTTGCTCActcaataatccgcagtccgttatcattggtatccctatgtaagctatgggagccaacgtatcgcctgaacacgGGCTCCGTCCCGTTGGCTGTTGAaacctccaagtatgattttgatatcatacttgggacaggcttcgagggtccgctcaactccctcgtagaaggtatccttcaccgactctgcagtttcctctgtaggggcatgaatgtttatgaggcttatatctctaaatttgcctcggaagtgcagagtgcatagccttttgcttaGCGGCATTCGGTGTATAGAGGAAGCGtacgctccatgagaaaatgcgtaaatccttattccgttgtcgttgccgggttcgtcattttaAAATCCACCCTGTCCGAGGCTTCGTAATGTCGGTTTTCCgtctagggttgtcagccctacccaacccccaacctggaagaccagttagtacaatttgtcacATTTTTACGCGcatgactcgccttcatccttttacgtctgtagtttttcattaagaaaaaattaccagcgatcaccacgtggagatgtagatagggtttggtagtagagctgttggtgttggttcatcaggagtttatgctccatcgtgggtaccaatctacgtttcgacCTGGGACCTATACCTTTCGACCGCCGCTGGATCTCTCAGACAtggagaaaaaaatgttgcattgaacCAGTGGCGATaaccgcgattgatatggggttgcaccgacccGGGAAAATTGTCAGATAGGTGGCTTGTATGGTGTGGttacataattcgcgctaacgagaattcgcttgccaagattggtctaaacatcgaagtcgatgggaaacaaccTAAAGActgaccgaaacaacgatgggttatacgctggatggtgatttgaaagcctcgcgaagCCATCCAGAAaggcctttgacagaacaaaatgatgAACCATTCAAGAAGAGTCGacctcgcttctgaacgggacaaaggccgaaAAAGAATCACGGACCAGGGCAACGCTtataaccacattgcctcctatagtgtacggttacggtcttcaatgaagtgctcttaacACGCGTCCAGGCCaatatccaattggattatgacgccaacgattattatagagAGGCAAATATAAAAAGcgaccggatagctgagtggttagagcacaaggttgtcgtacggaaggccgcggttcaaatctcgctggtggcagtgggatttctatcgtgatttgacgtcagataccagtcgactcagctgtgaatgagtacctgagtcaaaatcggggtaataatctcgggcgagctaatgctgaccacattgcctcctacagggtactgcaatcctgtagtgtaccgttacagtcttgaatgaagtgctctaacgaaCTTCGAGgctttgatccaatatggattgttgtgccatcgattattattattattaaatatagaAAGCAACGAAATGATTGGAtttcaaaataacattttttttatttaacaacTTTAGAATACAAAATCTAATCCCAATATTCATAGCTCATTCAAAAGTATCAACATCCTTTTATGCTACATTTGCCCCATGTGTTTTCTTATGTGCATACAGACCAGAATCCTGCGCGTAAGCTTTCCCGCAAATATTGCACACATATTTTTTCTCGCCTGAATGCAATTTCTGATGCTTTTGCATTGCCTTCGCCCGCGAAAACTTGCGCCCGCATACATCGCATTCAAAGGGCTTTTCGTCAAAGTGCGTGGGCATATGGACTTTCAGGACACTTTTGGAGTAGAACAGTCGCCCACATATCTCACACTTGATATTCTTTACGCCCTTGTGCCGCAGCTGATGATCTTTAAGCTGAGCTAGTACCGGATACGTGGCACCGCAGTCTTCGCAAACGTAGGGGCGTTCCTTTGTATGGGTTCGCATGTGGCGGGCGAGTTCAAAGGGTCGATAGAAACGCTTGTCACACAATTCACATCCGAAGTTCCGGATATTCAAATGGCGCACTACGTGTCGCTTTAGATCAGTTTTATTTGTACAAACTTTGGGGCAGTGGGGACACTCGAACTGGAATTCACCTGTGTGGGAACGAATGTGTATTTTCCGGTCATAATTCGATGAGAATCCTTTTTCGCAGTAAGGACATTCATATGGTCTAGCACCTGTATGAGttttttcgtgtttttttcGCTCAGCATACTTGGGAAGTTGTTGGTTACAAAACTTACATTTCAGGAAATCCAGATTTCCCTGTAAGACGGCTGGCAGAGTGTCGTGTGCATCGGAGTGAATATATAGACTGAATTTTGTCTTGAAGTAATTATTACATAGGTCACAGTGGAATTCGGGGATTTTGACATCATCTGGTGCCACGTCATTCTGTTCGGACGCCTGCTCGCCTGGGTTGTCTTCCAGTTTATGTTTTCGTTGATGTCGTTGCCACGTTCGTCTAGATTTCAATTGTTTGTTGCACGATACACAAAACCATTCCTGCATTGTAGGTACTTCGTCACTGGACAAATGTGGCTTCCTTAGGTGCCGGTTTAAACTCCTCTTGCTTCTGTAAGTTCGACTACAAAGATTACAGGGGAACGTTTCAGTCGCGCTCGTATCCGCTCTAACGTCGGTTTCAGATGATGATATGGAGCTTCTTTCGTCGGGATCATTGCAACCTTGAGATTCATCTGAGTCATCATCATAGTTAAAAACGTATTTCCCCGAAGGAAATTCAGTAGAACTTTTATTGGAAGGATCCCCTGTAGAATTTAACCAACCATCGGCTTGTGAAGGCAAGTTCTGAGTTAAAGTGAGTTTACCAGGTTGTGTAGCTTCACTTTTGATAAGATCTCGTGAGAATTGATTCGAAATCTGTTCTGGTTGTTCCACAAGGGGACCACTTTTCTTTCCAATCCTCCTCTTTCTCTTCACTGGCTCCTCGGCTTGGTCAACTGGCATAGAGTCCGTATGCAACTGTCTTTTCAAATTCCGTCTAGCCCTACATAATTTCTGGCCTCCAATACAGTTGGGATAAGGCTGACTTTCGGTTGAAGACACTTCTGTCCTTGTTATCGCAGACTCTCCTGAATTGTCTCCATTatttggtctgttttcagtACTTTCTTCCGGTTCGGCTTTCGCTACAAGAGGATTTGCACTTACGATTTCTGTGTCGATCTGCTGCTCTCTTGTTAGGTGGCAATTATGTTGTTCACGTATGTGCACCCCAAACGAGTGCATGTTATCGAACTTTCCATTGCAAAAAGCACAGATGAGCACAAGCGTTCCACTGTAGGAGGTGAAGACTTCCCCGCACTTTGTTTTCGTGCTGATTTCAAGCTCATCGAATATGTCATTTGttatttcttctttaatttCTGTCTTATTGGACTCGTCGTATTCAGGTACGGAGTTTTTATTGTGTCCCAAGACATTCCGTTCTaaatgagactgtgcttccaCTGGATGGGACATCGCCTCGCGAAACCTCAGAATTTGACATTTGACATTTGCTTATAAACAAAAGGGAAACCGGAATTCACAATGTGAATTGTCTACTTCTAATGGTTATTGGTGGGGGAAGTCTGCTTGCTTGAATGGTTTAAATAATCTTTCTTATATAGCCACATCCGAGATAGAAACTATAATGAAGATTACTAATGGCTTGTTCACCATAAGTAAATCGATATTGTCGAAACACATTACTCCCGGCTACAATTGGACAAAGAGGCAAGAAGGAAGTTATGGGCAGACAGCTGGAGTTCCTATACCTTCCGTATGTTGGAGTTTTGGGTATCCATTAGGAGATTTCATTCCTTCCAGGAGGAAGGTATCGGTTGAGAAAGTTTGGATGTCCAAATCAACCAAGTAAACCTAAAGTTTTTCATACTCACATCCGCCATTAATCGTTTGTTCAGTATCCTTTCCTAACTGTAGTAACTGAGTTCAACGTTGTCCTGCAAGAACGTAAAGCCCAATCAGCACCTGGAATGGACAGCATCTTCCATCAACACATACGTTGGTTACAATCTCGTATGAAAGAAGCCCTAAATCAAGTCTGAAAACAGCTTAAACTGTCCAAGGAATTGTCAGAGATAAGAATCgtacccatttccaaaaaaaagcaaaaacttaACAGGGTTTATGAATTTCCCATCGATTGCCTTCTTTAGCATATACCAATGATAAAATCTTAAATAGAATGGTTAAAAACAGACCAAGAAGAATATACATAGTAGATGAAACttgattttttcatcatcatccacggcgcaacaaccggtattcgatctaggcctgctttaataaggaactccagacatttcggttttgtgccgaggtccaccaactcgatatccctaaaagttgtctggcgtcctgacctacaccatcgctccatctcagtcagggactgcctcgtcttctttttctatcatagatgtatcccttatagacctttcgggctggatcatcctcatccatacggattaagtgacccgcccaccgtaacccattgggccggattttatccacaaccagacggtcatggtatcgttcatagacttcgtcgttatgtaggctacggaatcgtctttcctcatgtagggggccaaaaattcttcgaagaattcttctctcgaacgcagccaagaattCGTAAGaactccttgctaagaacccaaatctccgaggaatacataaggactggcaagatgattatcttgtacagtaagagctttgaccctatagtgaaacgtttcgagtggaacagtttttgtaagctgaaataatctCTGTtttctgccaacaaccgtgcgcggatttcatcatcgtagtagcagttatcggttgtgattttcgaccttagataggagaaattatcagcggtctcaaaattgtagtctcctctctttattctccccgtttgaccagtgcggtttgatgttgttggttggttggtgttcGGTGCTGAccttgtcaccatatactttgtcttggcttcattgatgtgcagcccaggatctcgcgccacctgctcgatctagatcaaggcagtttttacgtctcgggttgtccttcccatgatgtcgatatcgtcagcataggccagtaattgggtggacttgaagaggatcgtacctcttgcatttacctcagcatcacagatcactgtctcgagggtcaggttaaagaggacgcatgatccccttgtcgtagaccgttgttgatgtcgaatggtcttgaaagtgatcctgctgtttttatctggcctcgcacgttggtcagcgtcagcctagtcaatcttatcaatttcgtcgggataccgaattctctcatggccgtgtacagttttaccctggctatgctcgatgaatagatggtgcaactggtgtccatactcaacagtttttccatcgcttgccgcagagagaaaatctgatctgttcctgatttgcctggagtgaagcctctttggtatgggctaatgatgttcagGACGTATAGGGATatccggcctggcaagatagcggagaatatcttatagatggtactcagctacgtgatacctctataattgctgcattgtgcgatatctcccttttttatgtatgagacagataatgcctcgttgccagttgccaggcattgatccgctgtcccaGACTTGAGCTCAAggttatgaaccacttggtgtaattggttgcctccatatttaatcaattcggctgtaattccatcggttcctggcgacttatgatttttaagccgaagaattgcgcggactgtttcttctatacttggtggtggcagtatttgtccgtcgtcttcagttggccggacttccaactcgccgatgttccgatgtatttttcgagttcacagacctgttgattctcccaggcttcctttttccgtctgtgaagttgcttctccgctcgccggagttcaagataagtctctgcgcgtgcccgcgttctttgagaatgcagcattattcggtatgcagcattctcccgttccgttgctagcttatattcaccgtcaaaccagccgttccgactctttttgcggctggagccaagtatgtttgtggccgtatttatgataacgttcttcaggtggttgtgaagatcatttgttgatgcttcatcaccaggatctctgttgactgcggttattgcggcgtccatttttctcttataggtgtcgcggcgggctgtgttgtggatggcttcagtattcactctaacctgattttcagaggggattgaaggtggtgttgtaatttgagttcggagcaccatgccaacgagatagtggtccgagtctatattgtgtcccttttattcatcgatccgtttccatTGCAGAAGGCCTGGGTAGCACCCAAGAGaagtatttttgatggcggttTACTCAGACTTTCTGccattcgatcagcaagatagctctcccctgtTAATCGACAGGCAATAACCAGTGTcagatctaggcctgccttaataaggaattccagacatgccggttttacgccgaagcaccaattcgatatccctacgccatcgctcaatctgaaacaggttctgcctcgtcttctttttctaccataggcttTACCGTATTTGCTGTATTAAGTGATCCGACTATTGAGTTACATTTTTGTCCACAAACAAaccatcatggtatcgctcataggtttcatgGTTATATAGGCtgcggagtcgtccatcctcttgtagggggacaaaaattcttcgaaggattcttctcccgaacgcggccaagagtttgcaatttttcctgctaagaaccaatgcctccgaggaatacatgaggactggcaagatcattgccgtgtacagtaagaacttggaCACTATGATGAGAGAacagaacagtttttataagctgaaataggctcttttggctgtcaacaaccgtgcacggatttcatcgtcgtagctgtagACCAAACACGTCAATCCACCAATTTCCCCATCAGTTAATTTTTGATGGTTTGACTTATGGCAGATTGATGAAATACTGACCATGCTGGGTTACATGATCAGTATTTCACTAGTCGGGCGTCAGTCAGAATGACAGAATTATGGTAAGTTGATCGTTAGGGTATTTCTATGACAATGACTGATgaacatttaaatttttaaataaaatctgccAGTTTGACTGGAGTGATGATAAGTTGAGTGTAGTGCAGTTGCCATTGTGCTGTTAATCGAAACATGATTTCCGAATGGTTCGGATCTTTAAATGCATGTAACAAAAATGGCCTTTTGTCGTTTGGTTTATATTAAACACGTCAGCCCATCAGATTGATTTATAGTAGACAGATCGGGTAAGAGTGGTCTATGGcttagaaaaatgaaaatattcccAAGCATACGTAATGGCGAATATACCGCCATACTTTACGTAAAATACATATCGGACATCAACAGCCCACCCTATCACAAGAGTCCCCTTGTCAAAAGCTTCCTAAATTTTTGTGAACAATTCAAATATCGAAGTTGGCAATGAAACCAGATAAAACTTTGAATTTCAACGATTTATTTCTCACACAATTTTCTCCATATTTGTCCCTTGTGAGTCTTTTCTTGAGCGTACAGTAACGTAGAACGTACGTTTTTCCACACATATTTTTCCACGCCTTCGTGTAAATCCATATGTTTCCGCATAGCATTATCCCCAGAGAATCGTTTTTCGTAAACATTGCGCTCAACGGGTATCTCGTCGGCGTGTGAAGCTCTAAATGATGTTCGTAGTAGAATCGTTTTTCGCATAATTCACAGGAAAGGTTGCGGATATTCAGGTGATGTTCGATGTGGCGGTTGAGTTCGCAACGCTTTGAAGCATTGATCACACCGATGTTGTTCCTTCTAATTGAGCTCCAGCGCCTCCTCGCTTTCATAGTATATCCCACGAATATTACACGTAATTGATTCGGGACCAAACTGAATTTTATTTCTGAACTAGGACAAGGTCGAAACTTGTTGCTGGTGTCGCCCCCACTATGCATTACATAATTATCTTCTGTGACTTTACTTTCACATGGCGATAGGCCGTTTGTCTACAGTAGTCGGTCGTATGTCATCTTGGCATGATTTAGATTAATTGAAGTCGACCACCTCATTTTCGGCTTTTACATCCAGTTCAACACTCGATTTGGCAATTTCTGTACCTAATCGCCTACTTTTAACCGGCCGCCTACCCGAGTATTCTCCCTCCTTATTTGCGCGTCGCCTTTTCGCCTTTTCCGGGGAACTTAGCTTTTCCTCATTGGACAAATTAGTGGATTTTATTTGGAGGATATCGTTTGACTTTTTCCGCATTCTTAGATGGCATTCTATGTGGCGGTTGAGGTCCCTATTGCAGCGGAACATTTTGGAGCAATGATCACATCGGAACTTGGGGGTGTGGTTGCGGGTATGATACCTGCGGCTCTGGTGCGAAGGAAATCCTTTTCCGCAGTGAAAGCACTGATACGGGCGACTTTCTGTGTGTGTGCTTTCATGTGCTTTTCGGTCAGCATATTTTGGAAACTTTTGGTAACAAAACTTGCATT of Hermetia illucens chromosome 4, iHerIll2.2.curated.20191125, whole genome shotgun sequence contains these proteins:
- the LOC119653527 gene encoding zinc finger protein 845-like, yielding MSHPVEAQSHLERNVLGHNKNSVPEYDESNKTEIKEEITNDIFDELEISTKTKCGEVFTSYSGTLVLICAFCNGKFDNMHSFGVHIREQHNCHLTREQQIDTEIVSANPLVAKAEPEESTENRPNNGDNSGESAITRTEVSSTESQPYPNCIGGQKLCRARRNLKRQLHTDSMPVDQAEEPVKRKRRIGKKSGPLVEQPEQISNQFSRDLIKSEATQPGKLTLTQNLPSQADGWLNSTGDPSNKSSTEFPSGKYVFNYDDDSDESQGCNDPDERSSISSSETDVRADTSATETFPCNLCSRTYRSKRSLNRHLRKPHLSSDEVPTMQEWFCVSCNKQLKSRRTWQRHQRKHKLEDNPGEQASEQNDVAPDDVKIPEFHCDLCNNYFKTKFSLYIHSDAHDTLPAVLQGNLDFLKCKFCNQQLPKYAERKKHEKTHTGARPYECPYCEKGFSSNYDRKIHIRSHTGEFQFECPHCPKVCTNKTDLKRHVVRHLNIRNFGCELCDKRFYRPFELARHMRTHTKERPYVCEDCGATYPVLAQLKDHQLRHKGVKNIKCEICGRLFYSKSVLKVHMPTHFDEKPFECDVCGRKFSRAKAMQKHQKLHSGEKKYVCNICGKAYAQDSGLYAHKKTHGANVYSLNKMGDLNFEFINPMTDAVEWNASVKDEPAETKETEELKEETKCGEIFALYSGNFVLICGFCHGKYDQMLDFGNHVKEEHEDKMTIRTNCQQENPVTKIEDEFTNQQVDSLHKLEAVPDAKVDGDPGDTENSSEGTPTSRRKPKKPQKFACNSCGQTYKHKASLHTHQNRTNCKRNTPEPKDSANFCPLCKKSFKSLMYLNKHNRRFHGQGETSDQMTPKSADVKHEKSDNNCDNLVEDSSYVHDSIPEVIGETNKLADSMEDNCWSNDFDDVKDELSGSDADPSGAKPDNKTQLKEFQCEHCSRVFKSKRSLSFHMNRQHDEVSNSAKQEGQNPQFLRCKYCNQEFPTKVECSEHENTHVGEKRFICWYCPHKFRTNYGRKRHMRVHTGERPYKCTECPKAFPHMVQLDYHIRKHKNLREFSCKTCGKEFFRKFELSLHERRHTGFRPLVCEDCGKTFNVMSELNEHRKRHTDVKDWKCEVCGKCFYSKWTLKDHMAGHSGETPFGCEVCGRKFSRSKALKKHKKLHSDVKAYVCNICGKAYAQDSGLYAHKKTHGIRNTHSEAFSTVNKSL